In Fragaria vesca subsp. vesca linkage group LG1, FraVesHawaii_1.0, whole genome shotgun sequence, the sequence ACTGGACTAATGTTTACCAAGACCTTTGCCATTTCTATTAATTTAACACAGAATCCCACTCCTTTCACACAGTACTTTTCATAAGAGACTAGAGATTTGATGGTGTTAAGTAACCCTTGGACACGAGAATCAGAACACAAGAAATCGGAATAGCAGAAAAATAGAGGCATACTTACCGTGAAAAAGTAAAAATCAGGTGCTTAAACTTGCAGAATCTGACTTCTGTATGCAACTTATAGTCAAATTCATGAATTACTGAACAATTTATTATCAGATATATGATTTATATACACAAGGACGACAAGGTAGCTTAGAGGTAGAAAGGGGGATTTCAAAGTTCAAAGAGACAAACAGCAGGAAGTCAATGCGACAAATATAAAGACAACAAATTAAAAAACTTTAGGAGTATCTTTAAGAGAAGAACTGTTCCCACACCAAATATCCATTCTAAATGTGAAAGACATTACTATACTAGGTTTGAGATGATGTATAACACCTGGTTTAGCCTACATCTTAGGTAGTGGTTAGTACAGATAAACAGTTTTACAGATACAAACAACACAAATATATGACAAAACCATCTCCAACACAGGAACAATGTAAGAGCTACTCGGCTGTTTAGAAAGACTTCTACTAATGAGTTTGATCCTACTGAAACCCCAATCAAATATTCTAAGTTGTGAATACTCCACGGTCATTGGCTTGTTCAATCATACAGAACAACCAAAGACTTTGTACTGCACATCATTTACTCTTGTATGGTTTGATATAAATTATCAATGACTAGAGTTTTCCATCTCAATCACTAGCTATCACACTGTCCTTTTCTCGTTTTCTAACAACAGGAATTGAGCCTAGAATTCTAGAATCTAGTCTTTACCCCACCCCACAGCCCCTTGAGCTAAGCTCATGGACATCTATGGTTTAAGTTCAAGCTAAGTTAAGGAGAGTGATGTCTTGTTTTTGTTTTTTAAGGAGACAGATATATAGATATAAACAACACCAATATTTAGATAAACAGGATGTGCTGGAGTTATCTTTCTTCATAACCACTACAAATAGAAACAAACTGAAGAAGTGATGACATAAATTCATGTGTGTGTGTGTGTGTGTGTTACTGAGACTAATAGATGCAACAAAAATGGTGTTCGGATAAACAAGATGTGTTGTGGACAGTTATGGTTTAAGTTCAAGCTAGATATGTTAGTGATAGATAGATAGATAGATAGATAGATGCTGTTAGCATCTGTGTTAAGATAAAGAGGATGAGAAGAGGATGTGTTGAAGTTATCTTTCCTGATAAACACTACAAATTAGAACAAAGTGAAGGAGTGGTAACATATAATCATCGTGTGTATGTGTGTCTTAAACCCTGCTCGTTAGGGTACCAACTCTCAGTTCAAACAATGAAAACTGAAAGGTAGAAGTGGAGTTTGTTCTGAACCTCAATTCAATTTTATAGGTTTGGCTACAAAATGAAATTATACCATAGAACATAGTAAGATTGCACATATGGAACATATAGCAATAAGGTATAATAGGAGGATTGTACACACTACCACGTTCAATAGTAGACAAAAGAGAAGACATTAACGACTGCTGCTAAGCACATCAACAGATACACGATTTAACGAGGGCAGCCGCATCTGCTGGTCCTGAAGTCTGCTCCTTTTAAATCGAGCGTCTGGTAAAGATGAGACCGGTGAAGCCACAGCCCAGGAATCATTTGAGGTATCAGAGCTGAACGATATATCTGTAACTCCACTTGGGCTGCTAGGTATGGAGGAATGCTTGCGTTTATGCCCTTGGTTTTGCACAGTTCTGACCGATACTACCAAGATAAGCTTGTAGCATTCACTGACTGTGCCCTGCACAAGAAGTCATTACATTCAACTACTTGTGACATTAAGTTCTGATCTCATTACATTTGCAGAAGCAGTGAATAACAAACTACATAATGAGTGAGAAACCCCTGTATTAAGTACAAACCTGGCTGACTTTGAGTACACTCAAAACCTGATTCTGATACTCCACAGGATTGAATGTTTCAATCTCATTAATAACATACAGCATTATTGCAGCAGCTACTATAGAAGGTAGAAAGACCAGAAATCTGGTGTCTGCAATTAAAATCCACCATTAAGATAAGAATGTAGTACCAAGTCATATCATCATAAGTATATCTCTTCTAATATGGTGTAGGATTGATACTAATATACTTGAAAAGCTATCTGATTGCTCACCTGCAATGACACAGAGAAGGAGGCGCTCACATCTCCAGAGAAATTCCGAATGCAAATGGGTCTTCAAACCAAGCCTCCTGATCATGTGATCAAAGAACGAATTTGGTGTTACTGGATTCATCCTCCAGTCGAGAGTTGTAAGTACCAAAAGCTCCATTCTTTGAATAGTCCTGGCCTCAAATACATACTTTGATTCCTCCACCTAAACAAAACAACACCAAAAAGAATCCACATTGGTCAGAAAAGAACTAACACAAGACACACAATAGTCTATCAATTCAGCAAACACCCAAATTGAATCATAAGCATTACAAAGACACATACTTGCAAATCCAAGAGAAGGGGCATATGGGTCTCTTCCACTTTGGCAGCCAGAGAGAGACAAGCCACAGCAGTGAGTTGAGTCATCCAAGGCTTATCCTTTTGAAACACCAAGCTTGAACTGAACCGATCAAAGTAGTTCATAGCTAGAACCGTGGTCAAACAAGAGAACCCATAGTGTGATTTCACACTCAAAATCCACACTAATGCTTCTTTCCTAGCCAACGTTAAAGACCCATCTGAGATTGAACCACTGAAACAGACATGGGTTTGTTTCTCTTTTGAAATTAGAGAAACAAGTTCATCTTCTTCCCAAAACAAGTCACCTTTTGACATAACCAAAGTGGAAAAAGGCTGTTTTTCCACAGTGTCAAAACAGCTCTCACTCTGTTCTTCAACACCATTGTCTCCCAAATCTTCTTCTGCTTCTTCTTCTCCCTCAAAACCTTCTTCACAGAACAAAGTATCTAAGAACATTGGTGGGTTTTGGAGCTCTTCGGAATCTTGTAGTTGCAGGGACATCTTCTTCTGAGAAGAAGAAACTGGAGGCTCTGCTCAT encodes:
- the LOC101308213 gene encoding cyclin-D3-2-like; protein product: MSLQLQDSEELQNPPMFLDTLFCEEGFEGEEEAEEDLGDNGVEEQSESCFDTVEKQPFSTLVMSKGDLFWEEDELVSLISKEKQTHVCFSGSISDGSLTLARKEALVWILSVKSHYGFSCLTTVLAMNYFDRFSSSLVFQKDKPWMTQLTAVACLSLAAKVEETHMPLLLDLQVEESKYVFEARTIQRMELLVLTTLDWRMNPVTPNSFFDHMIRRLGLKTHLHSEFLWRCERLLLCVIADTRFLVFLPSIVAAAIMLYVINEIETFNPVEYQNQVLSVLKVSQGTVSECYKLILVVSVRTVQNQGHKRKHSSIPSSPSGVTDISFSSDTSNDSWAVASPVSSLPDARFKRSRLQDQQMRLPSLNRVSVDVLSSSR